A genome region from Erigeron canadensis isolate Cc75 chromosome 3, C_canadensis_v1, whole genome shotgun sequence includes the following:
- the LOC122594522 gene encoding homeobox-DDT domain protein RLT1 isoform X1, giving the protein MEIGSEGESNRNMNDVNNTNNNNGQSDGSKKPKRQMKTPQQLLMLEQTYASEMYPSEAIRAKLSEDLGLTDRQLQMWFCHRRLKDKKEGDKKEGTPKRAIGEGSGGERTELMNSSRQGMMVVDRGGGSDHGSRSRSRHESWSRSGSGSGSESDSSQFEEPVVHSRAYELTQQKMMIRRIIECVEVQLGESLREDGPALGIEFDEPPPGAFGSPIVVKKRHSQARHSYDGSLFEQPDPRPIKVDAVNFQEPVAHNIKHELYGSVSGLYDSPVVYPSDQRLVLQNGLPPAYAAPGQLKGASLLMPKGEMGHLPSPMNDNDFIQPNEEVLQMWRKRKSDDGVPGREGHSEKRMKKELEKKDLLRKKMEEQIKREMEKQDRERRKGEERLLRERQRQEERFQREERREMERREKFLQKESLKAERRRQKEEQRKEREAIKQKAAAEKAAARKIAKESMELIEDERLELLELAVSGKGLNSIVSLDYETLQNLDSFRDLLCVFPPKSVQERLKRPFSIHPWIDSEENVGNLLMVWRFCMTFADILGLWPFTLDEFVQALHDYDSRLLGEVHIALLRLIIRDIEDAARTPSGGPGTNQYTVANPEGGHPKIVEGAYNWGFDLRNWLKHLNPLTWPEVLRQFALSAGFGPQLKKDTTKCSGLTENDEGKGCEEVITMLRNGSAAENAATLMQEKGVHLQKKSRHRMTPGTVKFAAYHVLCLEGSKGLNVLELADKIQKTGLRDLTSSKTPDASISVALSRDPILFERIAPSTYCVRPAYRKDPATADEVISLAKEKIQTFTNGFLAGVNVEDVEKEEDYEEVAEGTEIDDFGASSTNKDNFFSEDVKMSVHKDVDADTKTDIKNAGAGVSSIDQGNIEIDEGKFGETWVQGLTEGEYSDLCVEERLNALVSLIGIANEGNIIRVVLEDRLDAATAVRKQMWAESQLDKRRMKEEFISKFQDSSFTVTAEGSQSPLIPIIDNKTNDGQLQTAPDGSMGQTTGQIHNSGYSTAERARLQLKAFIGHRAEEMYVYRSLPLGQDRRRNRYWQFVASSSRHDPGSGRIFVELQNGCWRLIDSEEAFDSLLLSLDTRGARESHLHIMLQKIEMSFKENIKRNSRTADRSSDSTACVSSSDSMEPSPSFNIELARNELETKNAMGRYQDLEKWMWKECLYSSSLAAMIHGKQRCTPLQGICDFCRATYCLDKAICPRCHRSFSTFNDKLRYLEPEGDVNVVNTNDWDINHPIRIRLIKSLLTFLEASVPSEALQSLWTDDNRKTWSSKLHASSLPLDLLQVLTWFESVIKRDFLSLNFETTEELLGISGLSENASSSSGSVPVLPWIPQTTAAVTLRLLELDGLISYTPEQKAELKMGDESTDVIVEKTPLKFTFLKNIGKTLDADHSKPLKLPRSGGGGRSRGGGKLQKRVAGPISIPGSSRPNVTFTISQAIKQQTHGTGRRTIRRKRIDKPPEEDPVRNFIVEEWIHNPHDRMETDNANFHVREEVSESDEDGEGHQVRFGMENGESSGYGVANNESGWGGKEISDEEGFEVEEDEEEDEDEIMNHGYVDGNVNDGRNFNADDSDSFDSGEYSD; this is encoded by the exons ATGGAGATTGGTTCAGAAGGAGAAAGCAATCGGAATATGAATGATgtaaataatactaataataataatggtcaATCTGATGGATCCAAGAAACCTAAGCGCCAGATGAAGACCCCTCAACAATTGTTAATGCTTGAACAAACTTATGCTT CTGAGATGTATCCATCTGAGGCGATAAGGGCAAAATTGTCGGAAGACTTGGGGTTAACAGACAGGCAGTTGCAAATGTGGTTTTGTCACCGACGGttgaaagataaaaaagaagGGGATAAAAAAGAAGGGACTCCAAAGAGGGCGATAGGTGAAGGGTCGGGTGGAGAACGGACGGAGTTAATGAATTCATCTAGACAAGGTATGATGGTGGTTGACcgtggtggtggtagtgaccATGGTTCACGGTCGAGGTCGCGCCATGAGTCATGGTCGAGGTCTGGATCAGGTTCGGGTTCGGAATCAGATTCTAGTCAGTTTGAGGAACCGGTGGTGCATAGCAGGGCTTATGAGTTGACACAACAGAAGATGATGATCAGAAGGATAATTGAGTGTGTAGAGGTGCAACTTGGTGAATCATTGAGGGAAGATGGACCGGCTCTTGGAATAGAGTTTGACGAGCCACCACCAGGTGCATTTGGTTCACCAATAG TGGTGAAAAAGCGTCACAGTCAAGCTAGGCATTCATATGATGGAAGTTTATTTGAGCAGCCTGATCCGCGCCCAATAAAA GTTGATGCTGTGAATTTCCAGGAGCCGGTTGCTCATAATATAAAACATGAACTATATGGATCTGTTTCTGGATTATATGATTCGCCAGTTGTCTACCCAAGTGACCAAAGATTGGTTCTTCAAAACGGGTTGCCGCCAGCTTATGCTGCTCCAGGACAGCTCAAGGGTGCTAGCTTATTGATGCCAAAAGGGGAAATGGGACATCTACCATCACCTATGAATGATAACGATTTCATTCAACCCAATGAAGAAGTTTTGCAAATGTGGAGGAAACGCAAG AGTGATGATGGTGTCCCTGGAAGGGAAGGCCATTCTGAAAAGAGGATGAAGAAAGAGCTTGAGAAAAAAGATCTGTTGAGGAAAAag ATGGAAGAGCAAATTAAAAGAGAAATGGAAAAGCAGGACCGTGAGAGGCGGAAGGGAGAAGAAAGGTTATTGCGAGAAAGACAACGGCAAGAGGAAAGATTTCAACGTGAGGAAAGGCGGGAAATGGAAAGGCGAGAGAAGTTTTTGCAGAAGGAATCTTTAAAG GCTGAGAGACGAAGGCAGAAAGAAGAGCAACGTAAAGAGAGGGAAGCGATAAAACAAAAGGCTGCTGCAGAAAAAGCAGCAGCACGGAAAATTGCTAAAGAATCTATGGAGCTTATAGAGGATGAGCGTCTTGAATTGTTAGAGTTAGCTGTATCTGGAAAAGGGTTGAATTCAATTGTTTCACTCGACTATGAAACTTTGCAAAATCTTGATTCATTTCGAG ATCTCTTGTGTGTGTTCCCACCAAAGTCTGTGCAAGAGCGATTAAAAAGACCATTTTCCATTCATCCTTGGATTGACTCTGAAGAAAATGTTGGAAACCTTCTCATG GTTTGGAGATTTTGCATGACGTTTGCTGACATTCTTGGGCTTTGGCCCTTTACCCTTGATGAGTTTGTTCAAGCTCTCCATGATTAT GATTCAAGATTATTGGGAGAGGTTCACATTGCTCTTCTAAGGCTGATTATAAGAGATATTGAAGATGCTGCAAGGACACCCTCTGGTGGTCCCGGAACCAATCAGTACACGGTTGCTAATCCTGAAGGTGGTCATCCCAAGATTGTTGAAGGG GCTTATAACTGGGGCTTTGACTTACGCAATTGGCTTAAACATCTAAATCCATTAACATGGCCTGAAGTACTTCGACAGTTTGCTTTATCTGCTGGATTTGGACCTCAGCTGAAGAAAGATACAACTAAATGTTCGGGCTTGACTGAAAATGATGAG GGTAAAGGCTGTGAGGAGGTAATTACCATGCTACGGAATGGCTCAGCTGCCGAAAATGCAGCTACATTGATGCAAGAAAAGGGGGTCCACCTTCAAAAAAAGTCTAGGCATCGTATGACTCCTGGAACGGTCAAGTTTGCTGCTTATCATGTTCTTTGTCTTGAGGGAAGCAAGGGCCTAAACGTCTTAGAACTTGCTGATAAGATTCAG AAAACTGGGCTCCGTGATCTTACATCAAGCAAAACGCCGGATGCTTCAATTTCTGTTGCTTTATCAAGAGACCCtatattatttgaaagaatagCTCCTTCGACTTATTGTGTTCGGCCTGCTTATAGGAAGGATCCTGCTACTGCCGATGAAGTAATTTCATTGGCCAAAGAGAAAATACAAACTTTCACAAACGGATTTTTAGCTGGGGTCAACGTTGAGGATGTTGAGAAAGAGGAAGATTATGAAGAGGTTGCGGAGGGTACCGAAATTGATGATTTTGGTGCTTCATCTACTAACAAAGACAACTTTTTCAGTGAAGATGTCAAAATGTCCGTTCACAAAGATGTTGATGCTGATACGAAAACAGATATAAAAAATGCTG GTGCTGGTGTGAGCAGCATTGATCAAGGAAATATTGAGATAGATGAAGGAAAATTTGGAGAAACTTGGGTTCAAGGGCTTACAGAAGGAGAATATTCGGATCTCTGTGTTGAGGAGCGTCTCAATGCTCTTGTTTCTTTAATTGGCATTGCCAATGAAGGAAACATAATACGTGTAGTTCTTGAG GATCGGTTAGATGCCGCAACTGCTGTTAGAAAGCAAATGTGGGCAGAATCCCAGCTTGATAAAAGGCGTATGAAAGAAGAATTTATATCCAAATTTCAAGATTCTTCTTTCACGGTGACTGCAGAAGGCAGCCAAAGCCCGTTGATTCCCATTATTGATAATAAAACTAATGACGGGCAACTACAAACAGCTCCTGATGGTTCCATGGGCCAGACAACGGGTCAAATTCATAATAGTGGATATAGTACGGCTGAAAGAGCAAGATTGCAGTTGAAAGCTTTCATTGGGCACAGAGCGGAGGAGATGTATGTGTACAGATCGTTGCCGCTAGGCCAGGATCGGAGGCGCAATAGATATTGGCAATTTGTTGCTTCTAGTTCCAGGCATGATCCAGGGTCTGGCAGGATCTTTGTTGAACTACAAAATGGTTGTTGGAGGTTAATTGATTCAGAAGAG GCATTCGATTCTCTTTTGTTATCATTGGATACACGTGGTGCCCGAGAATCTCATTTGCACATAATGCTTCAAAAAATAGAGATGTCGTTCAAGGAGAACATCAAAAGAAATTCTAGGACTGCTGACCGAAGCTCCGATAGCACAGCATGTGTCTCTAGTTCCGATTCAATGGAACCATCTCCATCTTTTAACATCGAACTTGCAAGGAATGAATTGGAGACAAAAAATGCTATGGGACGATATCAAGATCTAGAGAAGTGGATGTGGAAAGAATGTTTATATTCATCAAGTTTGGCTGCAATGATACATGGGAAACAACGCTGCACCCCGCTGCAAGGAATTTGTGATTTTTGTCGTGCAACTTATTGCCTGGATAAAGCTATTTGTCCCCGCTGCCATAGGTCGTTCAGCACGTTTAATGACAAATTGAGATATCTTGAACCAGAAGGCGATGTTAATGTTGTTAATACTAATGACTGGGATATAAATCATCCAATAAGAATCCGATTGATCAAGTCTCTTTTAACATTCTTGGAG GCTTCAGTTCCGTCCGAGGCCCTGCAATCTTTGTGGACGGATGACAATAGGAAGACTTGGAGTTCAAAGTTGCATGCTTCATCGTTACCTTTGGATCTTCTACAG GTTCTTACATGGTTTGAGAGTGTTATAAAACGTGACTTTTTGTCGTTGAACTTCGAGACGACAGAGGAACTGCTTGGGATCTCTGGCTTATCAGAAAATGCTAGTTCAAGCTCGGGTTCGGTTCCTGTACTACCATGGATACCACAAACGACAGCTGCTGTGACCTTAAGGCTTCTAGAGCTTGATGGCTTGATCTCCTATACTCCTGAACAAAAAGCCGAGCTTAAGATGGGAGATGAGTCGACCGATGTCATAGTTGAG AAAACTCCATTGAAGTTCACATTTCTGAAGAATATTGGGAAAACCCTAGACGCTGACCACAGCAAACCTCTGAAACTGCCtcgtagtggtggtggtggacgTAGTCGTGGCGGTGGGAAGTTGCAGAAACGGGTGGCAGGTCCCATATCCATCCCTGGAAGCAGCAGGCCAAACGTGACTTTTACAATTAGTCAAGCTatcaaacaacaaacacatGGAACTGGCCGAAGAACAATCAGAAGAAAAAGAATTGACAAGCCTCCCGAAGAAGACCCCGTAAGGAACTTCATTGTTGAAGAATGGATTCACAATCCACATGACAGAATGGAAACCGACAATGCT
- the LOC122594522 gene encoding homeobox-DDT domain protein RLT1 isoform X2, which yields MEIGSEGESNRNMNDVNNTNNNNGQSDGSKKPKRQMKTPQQLLMLEQTYASEMYPSEAIRAKLSEDLGLTDRQLQMWFCHRRLKDKKEGDKKEGTPKRAIGEGSGGERTELMNSSRQGMMVVDRGGGSDHGSRSRSRHESWSRSGSGSGSESDSSQFEEPVVHSRAYELTQQKMMIRRIIECVEVQLGESLREDGPALGIEFDEPPPGAFGSPIVVKKRHSQARHSYDGSLFEQPDPRPIKEPVAHNIKHELYGSVSGLYDSPVVYPSDQRLVLQNGLPPAYAAPGQLKGASLLMPKGEMGHLPSPMNDNDFIQPNEEVLQMWRKRKSDDGVPGREGHSEKRMKKELEKKDLLRKKMEEQIKREMEKQDRERRKGEERLLRERQRQEERFQREERREMERREKFLQKESLKAERRRQKEEQRKEREAIKQKAAAEKAAARKIAKESMELIEDERLELLELAVSGKGLNSIVSLDYETLQNLDSFRDLLCVFPPKSVQERLKRPFSIHPWIDSEENVGNLLMVWRFCMTFADILGLWPFTLDEFVQALHDYDSRLLGEVHIALLRLIIRDIEDAARTPSGGPGTNQYTVANPEGGHPKIVEGAYNWGFDLRNWLKHLNPLTWPEVLRQFALSAGFGPQLKKDTTKCSGLTENDEGKGCEEVITMLRNGSAAENAATLMQEKGVHLQKKSRHRMTPGTVKFAAYHVLCLEGSKGLNVLELADKIQKTGLRDLTSSKTPDASISVALSRDPILFERIAPSTYCVRPAYRKDPATADEVISLAKEKIQTFTNGFLAGVNVEDVEKEEDYEEVAEGTEIDDFGASSTNKDNFFSEDVKMSVHKDVDADTKTDIKNAGAGVSSIDQGNIEIDEGKFGETWVQGLTEGEYSDLCVEERLNALVSLIGIANEGNIIRVVLEDRLDAATAVRKQMWAESQLDKRRMKEEFISKFQDSSFTVTAEGSQSPLIPIIDNKTNDGQLQTAPDGSMGQTTGQIHNSGYSTAERARLQLKAFIGHRAEEMYVYRSLPLGQDRRRNRYWQFVASSSRHDPGSGRIFVELQNGCWRLIDSEEAFDSLLLSLDTRGARESHLHIMLQKIEMSFKENIKRNSRTADRSSDSTACVSSSDSMEPSPSFNIELARNELETKNAMGRYQDLEKWMWKECLYSSSLAAMIHGKQRCTPLQGICDFCRATYCLDKAICPRCHRSFSTFNDKLRYLEPEGDVNVVNTNDWDINHPIRIRLIKSLLTFLEASVPSEALQSLWTDDNRKTWSSKLHASSLPLDLLQVLTWFESVIKRDFLSLNFETTEELLGISGLSENASSSSGSVPVLPWIPQTTAAVTLRLLELDGLISYTPEQKAELKMGDESTDVIVEKTPLKFTFLKNIGKTLDADHSKPLKLPRSGGGGRSRGGGKLQKRVAGPISIPGSSRPNVTFTISQAIKQQTHGTGRRTIRRKRIDKPPEEDPVRNFIVEEWIHNPHDRMETDNANFHVREEVSESDEDGEGHQVRFGMENGESSGYGVANNESGWGGKEISDEEGFEVEEDEEEDEDEIMNHGYVDGNVNDGRNFNADDSDSFDSGEYSD from the exons ATGGAGATTGGTTCAGAAGGAGAAAGCAATCGGAATATGAATGATgtaaataatactaataataataatggtcaATCTGATGGATCCAAGAAACCTAAGCGCCAGATGAAGACCCCTCAACAATTGTTAATGCTTGAACAAACTTATGCTT CTGAGATGTATCCATCTGAGGCGATAAGGGCAAAATTGTCGGAAGACTTGGGGTTAACAGACAGGCAGTTGCAAATGTGGTTTTGTCACCGACGGttgaaagataaaaaagaagGGGATAAAAAAGAAGGGACTCCAAAGAGGGCGATAGGTGAAGGGTCGGGTGGAGAACGGACGGAGTTAATGAATTCATCTAGACAAGGTATGATGGTGGTTGACcgtggtggtggtagtgaccATGGTTCACGGTCGAGGTCGCGCCATGAGTCATGGTCGAGGTCTGGATCAGGTTCGGGTTCGGAATCAGATTCTAGTCAGTTTGAGGAACCGGTGGTGCATAGCAGGGCTTATGAGTTGACACAACAGAAGATGATGATCAGAAGGATAATTGAGTGTGTAGAGGTGCAACTTGGTGAATCATTGAGGGAAGATGGACCGGCTCTTGGAATAGAGTTTGACGAGCCACCACCAGGTGCATTTGGTTCACCAATAG TGGTGAAAAAGCGTCACAGTCAAGCTAGGCATTCATATGATGGAAGTTTATTTGAGCAGCCTGATCCGCGCCCAATAAAA GAGCCGGTTGCTCATAATATAAAACATGAACTATATGGATCTGTTTCTGGATTATATGATTCGCCAGTTGTCTACCCAAGTGACCAAAGATTGGTTCTTCAAAACGGGTTGCCGCCAGCTTATGCTGCTCCAGGACAGCTCAAGGGTGCTAGCTTATTGATGCCAAAAGGGGAAATGGGACATCTACCATCACCTATGAATGATAACGATTTCATTCAACCCAATGAAGAAGTTTTGCAAATGTGGAGGAAACGCAAG AGTGATGATGGTGTCCCTGGAAGGGAAGGCCATTCTGAAAAGAGGATGAAGAAAGAGCTTGAGAAAAAAGATCTGTTGAGGAAAAag ATGGAAGAGCAAATTAAAAGAGAAATGGAAAAGCAGGACCGTGAGAGGCGGAAGGGAGAAGAAAGGTTATTGCGAGAAAGACAACGGCAAGAGGAAAGATTTCAACGTGAGGAAAGGCGGGAAATGGAAAGGCGAGAGAAGTTTTTGCAGAAGGAATCTTTAAAG GCTGAGAGACGAAGGCAGAAAGAAGAGCAACGTAAAGAGAGGGAAGCGATAAAACAAAAGGCTGCTGCAGAAAAAGCAGCAGCACGGAAAATTGCTAAAGAATCTATGGAGCTTATAGAGGATGAGCGTCTTGAATTGTTAGAGTTAGCTGTATCTGGAAAAGGGTTGAATTCAATTGTTTCACTCGACTATGAAACTTTGCAAAATCTTGATTCATTTCGAG ATCTCTTGTGTGTGTTCCCACCAAAGTCTGTGCAAGAGCGATTAAAAAGACCATTTTCCATTCATCCTTGGATTGACTCTGAAGAAAATGTTGGAAACCTTCTCATG GTTTGGAGATTTTGCATGACGTTTGCTGACATTCTTGGGCTTTGGCCCTTTACCCTTGATGAGTTTGTTCAAGCTCTCCATGATTAT GATTCAAGATTATTGGGAGAGGTTCACATTGCTCTTCTAAGGCTGATTATAAGAGATATTGAAGATGCTGCAAGGACACCCTCTGGTGGTCCCGGAACCAATCAGTACACGGTTGCTAATCCTGAAGGTGGTCATCCCAAGATTGTTGAAGGG GCTTATAACTGGGGCTTTGACTTACGCAATTGGCTTAAACATCTAAATCCATTAACATGGCCTGAAGTACTTCGACAGTTTGCTTTATCTGCTGGATTTGGACCTCAGCTGAAGAAAGATACAACTAAATGTTCGGGCTTGACTGAAAATGATGAG GGTAAAGGCTGTGAGGAGGTAATTACCATGCTACGGAATGGCTCAGCTGCCGAAAATGCAGCTACATTGATGCAAGAAAAGGGGGTCCACCTTCAAAAAAAGTCTAGGCATCGTATGACTCCTGGAACGGTCAAGTTTGCTGCTTATCATGTTCTTTGTCTTGAGGGAAGCAAGGGCCTAAACGTCTTAGAACTTGCTGATAAGATTCAG AAAACTGGGCTCCGTGATCTTACATCAAGCAAAACGCCGGATGCTTCAATTTCTGTTGCTTTATCAAGAGACCCtatattatttgaaagaatagCTCCTTCGACTTATTGTGTTCGGCCTGCTTATAGGAAGGATCCTGCTACTGCCGATGAAGTAATTTCATTGGCCAAAGAGAAAATACAAACTTTCACAAACGGATTTTTAGCTGGGGTCAACGTTGAGGATGTTGAGAAAGAGGAAGATTATGAAGAGGTTGCGGAGGGTACCGAAATTGATGATTTTGGTGCTTCATCTACTAACAAAGACAACTTTTTCAGTGAAGATGTCAAAATGTCCGTTCACAAAGATGTTGATGCTGATACGAAAACAGATATAAAAAATGCTG GTGCTGGTGTGAGCAGCATTGATCAAGGAAATATTGAGATAGATGAAGGAAAATTTGGAGAAACTTGGGTTCAAGGGCTTACAGAAGGAGAATATTCGGATCTCTGTGTTGAGGAGCGTCTCAATGCTCTTGTTTCTTTAATTGGCATTGCCAATGAAGGAAACATAATACGTGTAGTTCTTGAG GATCGGTTAGATGCCGCAACTGCTGTTAGAAAGCAAATGTGGGCAGAATCCCAGCTTGATAAAAGGCGTATGAAAGAAGAATTTATATCCAAATTTCAAGATTCTTCTTTCACGGTGACTGCAGAAGGCAGCCAAAGCCCGTTGATTCCCATTATTGATAATAAAACTAATGACGGGCAACTACAAACAGCTCCTGATGGTTCCATGGGCCAGACAACGGGTCAAATTCATAATAGTGGATATAGTACGGCTGAAAGAGCAAGATTGCAGTTGAAAGCTTTCATTGGGCACAGAGCGGAGGAGATGTATGTGTACAGATCGTTGCCGCTAGGCCAGGATCGGAGGCGCAATAGATATTGGCAATTTGTTGCTTCTAGTTCCAGGCATGATCCAGGGTCTGGCAGGATCTTTGTTGAACTACAAAATGGTTGTTGGAGGTTAATTGATTCAGAAGAG GCATTCGATTCTCTTTTGTTATCATTGGATACACGTGGTGCCCGAGAATCTCATTTGCACATAATGCTTCAAAAAATAGAGATGTCGTTCAAGGAGAACATCAAAAGAAATTCTAGGACTGCTGACCGAAGCTCCGATAGCACAGCATGTGTCTCTAGTTCCGATTCAATGGAACCATCTCCATCTTTTAACATCGAACTTGCAAGGAATGAATTGGAGACAAAAAATGCTATGGGACGATATCAAGATCTAGAGAAGTGGATGTGGAAAGAATGTTTATATTCATCAAGTTTGGCTGCAATGATACATGGGAAACAACGCTGCACCCCGCTGCAAGGAATTTGTGATTTTTGTCGTGCAACTTATTGCCTGGATAAAGCTATTTGTCCCCGCTGCCATAGGTCGTTCAGCACGTTTAATGACAAATTGAGATATCTTGAACCAGAAGGCGATGTTAATGTTGTTAATACTAATGACTGGGATATAAATCATCCAATAAGAATCCGATTGATCAAGTCTCTTTTAACATTCTTGGAG GCTTCAGTTCCGTCCGAGGCCCTGCAATCTTTGTGGACGGATGACAATAGGAAGACTTGGAGTTCAAAGTTGCATGCTTCATCGTTACCTTTGGATCTTCTACAG GTTCTTACATGGTTTGAGAGTGTTATAAAACGTGACTTTTTGTCGTTGAACTTCGAGACGACAGAGGAACTGCTTGGGATCTCTGGCTTATCAGAAAATGCTAGTTCAAGCTCGGGTTCGGTTCCTGTACTACCATGGATACCACAAACGACAGCTGCTGTGACCTTAAGGCTTCTAGAGCTTGATGGCTTGATCTCCTATACTCCTGAACAAAAAGCCGAGCTTAAGATGGGAGATGAGTCGACCGATGTCATAGTTGAG AAAACTCCATTGAAGTTCACATTTCTGAAGAATATTGGGAAAACCCTAGACGCTGACCACAGCAAACCTCTGAAACTGCCtcgtagtggtggtggtggacgTAGTCGTGGCGGTGGGAAGTTGCAGAAACGGGTGGCAGGTCCCATATCCATCCCTGGAAGCAGCAGGCCAAACGTGACTTTTACAATTAGTCAAGCTatcaaacaacaaacacatGGAACTGGCCGAAGAACAATCAGAAGAAAAAGAATTGACAAGCCTCCCGAAGAAGACCCCGTAAGGAACTTCATTGTTGAAGAATGGATTCACAATCCACATGACAGAATGGAAACCGACAATGCT